In Enterobacter cloacae, the following are encoded in one genomic region:
- a CDS encoding amino acid permease, with amino-acid sequence MKTSNKNAADHHAARRRWLNSHEEGYHKAMGNRQVQMIAIGGAIGTGLFLGAGARLQMAGPALALVYLVCGIFSFFILRALGELVLHRPSSGSFVSYAREFLGEKAAYVAGWMYFVNWAMTGIVDITAVALYMHYWGAFGDVPQWVFALGALAIVGTMNMIGVKWFAEMEFWFALVKVLAIVVFLVVGTVFLGSGKPLDGNATGFHLITDNGGFFPHGLLPALVLVQGVVFAFASIELVGTAAGECKDPQTMVPKAINSVIWRIGLFYVGSVVLLVLLLPWNAYQAGQSPFVTFFSKLGVPYVGSVMNIVVLTAALSSLNSGLYSTGRILRSMSMGGSAPKFMSKMSKQHVPYAGILATLVVYVFGVFLNYLVPSQVFEIVLNVAALGIIASWAFIVVCQMRLRKAIKEGKAADVSFKLPGAPVTSWLTLLFLFSVLVLMAFDYPNGTYTIATIPLLAVLLIAGWFGVRKRVHEIHSTAPVHPDDEKQDGPLIEETSR; translated from the coding sequence ATGAAAACAAGCAATAAAAACGCAGCCGATCATCATGCTGCGAGACGTCGTTGGTTGAACTCCCACGAAGAGGGCTACCACAAAGCGATGGGCAACCGTCAGGTTCAAATGATCGCCATCGGTGGCGCTATCGGCACAGGTCTGTTTTTAGGTGCTGGTGCTCGTCTGCAGATGGCGGGTCCGGCTCTCGCCCTGGTCTATCTGGTGTGTGGGATCTTCTCCTTCTTTATTCTCCGTGCGCTGGGCGAACTGGTACTGCATCGCCCTTCCAGCGGCAGTTTTGTCTCTTATGCCCGTGAGTTTCTCGGCGAAAAAGCCGCCTATGTTGCAGGCTGGATGTACTTCGTTAACTGGGCGATGACCGGTATCGTCGATATCACCGCCGTTGCGCTGTATATGCACTACTGGGGCGCGTTTGGCGATGTGCCGCAATGGGTGTTTGCCCTCGGTGCGCTGGCCATTGTCGGCACAATGAACATGATCGGCGTGAAGTGGTTCGCGGAGATGGAGTTCTGGTTTGCGCTGGTAAAAGTGCTGGCGATCGTGGTGTTCCTGGTGGTTGGTACGGTATTCCTCGGCAGCGGTAAGCCGCTGGACGGTAATGCCACGGGCTTCCACCTGATAACCGATAACGGCGGTTTCTTCCCGCACGGTCTGCTGCCTGCGCTGGTTCTGGTTCAGGGCGTGGTGTTTGCCTTTGCCTCTATTGAACTGGTGGGGACGGCGGCGGGCGAATGTAAAGATCCGCAGACGATGGTTCCAAAAGCGATCAACAGCGTTATCTGGCGCATTGGCCTGTTTTATGTTGGTTCCGTGGTACTGCTGGTTCTGCTGCTGCCGTGGAATGCCTACCAGGCAGGTCAGAGTCCGTTCGTGACCTTCTTCTCTAAGCTTGGCGTGCCTTACGTTGGCAGCGTGATGAACATCGTGGTACTGACTGCGGCGCTCTCCAGCCTGAACTCCGGTCTTTACTCTACCGGTCGTATTCTGCGCTCCATGTCGATGGGTGGCTCTGCACCGAAATTCATGTCGAAGATGAGCAAGCAGCATGTCCCTTACGCGGGCATTCTGGCAACGCTGGTGGTGTATGTTTTCGGTGTGTTCCTGAACTATCTGGTACCGTCTCAGGTGTTTGAGATCGTGCTGAACGTTGCCGCACTCGGCATTATCGCCTCCTGGGCCTTTATCGTGGTCTGTCAGATGCGTCTGCGTAAAGCGATTAAAGAAGGCAAAGCCGCTGACGTCAGCTTTAAGCTGCCAGGCGCACCGGTGACCTCATGGCTCACCCTGCTGTTCCTGTTCAGCGTGCTGGTACTGATGGCGTTTGACTACCCGAACGGCACCTACACCATTGCCACCATCCCACTGCTGGCAGTGCTGTTGATTGCAGGCTGGTTTGGCGTACGTAAACGCGTTCACGAAATTCACAGCACCGCGCCGGTTCATCCTGATGATGAAAAGCAAGACGGCCCGCTGATTGAAGAGACCTCGCGTTAA
- the insN1 gene encoding transposase InsN for insertion sequence element IS911A: MNSRRFTPEFKRECAELVLDHGYSFRQACEASDVGVTAMRRWVRQLEIERGGLVLSGQGIPSPAPPLTPEQQYIRQLEERVQRLERDKEILKKATVDSIGQRNSYVKTWGCGGFLNETNIYSRGKSLCF, from the coding sequence ATGAATTCACGCCGATTTACCCCAGAGTTTAAACGCGAGTGCGCTGAGCTGGTCCTTGACCATGGCTACTCATTCCGCCAGGCCTGCGAAGCCTCTGATGTCGGTGTCACGGCCATGAGACGCTGGGTCAGACAGCTTGAAATTGAACGTGGTGGCCTGGTTTTATCCGGTCAGGGCATCCCCTCTCCGGCTCCTCCGCTCACGCCAGAGCAGCAGTACATTCGTCAGCTTGAAGAACGGGTTCAGCGGCTTGAGAGGGACAAGGAGATATTAAAAAAGGCTACTGTAGATTCAATTGGTCAACGCAACAGTTATGTGAAAACATGGGGTTGCGGAGGTTTTTTGAATGAGACGAACATTTACAGCAGAGGAAAAAGCCTCTGTTTTTGA
- a CDS encoding cytochrome b561, with the protein MRTKYTSLQISIHWLVFLLIIVAYCAMEFRGFFPRTARPLINMIHASCGIAILVLMVTRLLVRLKFRSPPIQPKPKAMVTGLSHLGHLVVYLLFIALPLVGIMMMYNRGNDWFAFGMVMPYAAESNFDLVDVLKEWHVTLANLGYFIIGLHALAALMHHYFWKDNTLLRMMPKKSQTP; encoded by the coding sequence ATGCGCACTAAATATACAAGCCTGCAAATAAGCATTCACTGGCTGGTGTTTCTGTTAATTATCGTGGCCTACTGTGCAATGGAGTTCAGAGGCTTTTTCCCCCGTACCGCCCGTCCCCTGATTAATATGATCCACGCCTCGTGCGGTATCGCGATTCTGGTGCTGATGGTGACGCGCCTGCTGGTTCGCCTCAAATTCCGCTCACCGCCGATCCAGCCGAAGCCTAAAGCGATGGTGACAGGGTTATCCCATCTGGGGCATCTGGTTGTTTATCTGCTGTTTATCGCCTTACCGTTGGTGGGTATTATGATGATGTATAACCGTGGTAATGACTGGTTTGCCTTTGGCATGGTGATGCCGTACGCGGCGGAATCGAATTTTGACCTGGTGGACGTTCTGAAAGAGTGGCACGTGACGCTGGCCAATCTGGGGTATTTTATCATTGGCCTGCACGCACTGGCGGCGCTGATGCATCACTACTTCTGGAAAGACAACACGCTTCTGCGCATGATGCCGAAAAAAAGCCAGACCCCATGA
- a CDS encoding methyl-accepting chemotaxis protein gives MDNTTSMQAQQKLSFLHHIRLVPLFSSILGGIILLFALSSGLAGYFLLKADTDQQDVTSEIQVRLGLSNSSNHLRTARINMIHAGAASRIAEMEAMKQNISEAETRIKQSQEGFNAYMNRAVRTPADEALDADIKAHYDAYIAGLQPMLKFAKNGMFEAIINHENDIARPLDDAYNDVLLKAIKIRTDRANALTAEAHTRTQLGLMFMIGAFGLALVLTVMTFIVLRRTVINPLQRAATRIENIAKGDLTMSEDVAGRSEIGRLTRDLQIMQRSLVTTVGTVRQGAEEIYRGTSEISAGNTDLSSRTEQQAAAIEQTAASMEQLTATVKQNADNAHHASKLAEDASGKASRGGQMVSGVVKTMGNISTSSKKISEITAVINSIAFQTNILALNAAVEAARAGEQGRGFAVVASEVRTLASRSANAAKEIESLINESVSLIDQGSGEVVAAGNTMNEIVEAVKRVTDIMLEIAAASDEQSRGIVQVSQAISEMDKVTQQNASLVEEASAAAASLEEQGARLTEAVGAFRLSGKTQGRGQPQTSVAVKPAALRPTVADNGDNWETF, from the coding sequence ATGGACAACACAACTTCGATGCAGGCGCAGCAAAAGCTGAGCTTCTTGCATCACATCAGGCTGGTTCCGCTGTTTTCCTCCATTCTCGGTGGCATCATTCTTCTGTTTGCCTTGAGCTCAGGCCTGGCGGGCTATTTCCTGTTGAAAGCGGATACCGATCAGCAGGATGTCACATCAGAAATTCAGGTTCGTCTGGGTTTATCAAACAGCTCTAACCACCTGCGAACCGCGCGTATCAACATGATCCATGCAGGTGCGGCAAGCCGTATCGCTGAAATGGAGGCGATGAAGCAAAACATCAGTGAAGCAGAAACGCGCATTAAGCAGTCGCAGGAGGGATTTAACGCGTACATGAATCGCGCTGTGCGCACACCTGCCGACGAAGCGCTGGATGCTGACATAAAAGCGCATTATGACGCGTATATCGCCGGTCTTCAGCCGATGCTCAAATTTGCCAAAAACGGCATGTTTGAAGCCATCATTAACCACGAAAATGACATTGCGCGTCCGCTGGATGACGCCTATAACGACGTGTTGTTGAAGGCGATTAAAATCCGTACCGATCGTGCCAACGCATTGACAGCAGAGGCACATACCCGAACACAACTGGGGCTGATGTTTATGATCGGTGCGTTCGGGCTGGCACTGGTGCTGACGGTCATGACCTTCATCGTACTGCGCCGCACGGTGATCAACCCGCTGCAACGTGCCGCAACGCGCATTGAGAATATCGCTAAAGGCGATCTGACCATGTCGGAGGATGTGGCAGGGCGTAGCGAAATCGGGCGTCTGACGCGCGATCTGCAAATCATGCAGCGCTCTCTGGTGACCACGGTAGGCACCGTGCGTCAGGGAGCGGAAGAGATCTACCGCGGCACCAGCGAGATTTCTGCCGGTAACACCGACCTCTCTTCACGCACCGAGCAGCAGGCCGCCGCCATTGAACAGACGGCAGCCAGCATGGAACAGCTGACGGCAACCGTGAAGCAAAACGCCGATAACGCACATCATGCAAGCAAGCTGGCGGAAGATGCCTCTGGCAAAGCCAGCCGCGGTGGTCAGATGGTTTCCGGCGTGGTGAAAACAATGGGTAACATCTCCACCAGTTCGAAGAAAATCTCTGAAATTACCGCAGTCATTAACAGCATTGCGTTCCAGACTAATATCCTGGCACTCAACGCCGCGGTAGAAGCCGCACGAGCGGGTGAGCAAGGCCGTGGTTTTGCGGTGGTGGCGAGTGAGGTGCGTACTCTGGCAAGTCGCAGTGCGAATGCAGCAAAAGAGATTGAAAGTCTGATCAACGAATCCGTGTCACTGATTGACCAGGGTTCCGGCGAGGTGGTGGCTGCGGGCAACACCATGAATGAAATTGTCGAGGCGGTTAAACGCGTCACCGATATTATGCTGGAGATTGCCGCTGCGTCTGACGAACAGAGCCGGGGTATTGTGCAGGTGAGCCAGGCGATTTCGGAGATGGATAAAGTCACCCAGCAGAACGCCTCGCTGGTGGAAGAAGCCTCTGCAGCCGCGGCATCGCTCGAAGAGCAGGGTGCGCGTCTGACTGAGGCCGTCGGAGCGTTTCGGTTGAGTGGTAAAACACAGGGGCGTGGACAACCTCAGACCTCTGTGGCCGTAAAACCTGCGGCGTTACGTCCAACGGTCGCGGATAACGGGGATAACTGGGAAACGTTCTGA
- a CDS encoding DeoR family transcriptional regulator: protein MHKTARQKYVIDILSEQGQASITELAEKLQVSADTIRRDLTDLEKQGLAQKNHGGAIALNLPAMDRQGRNTLLPETKQRLGKRVAESVPAGSTLFLDAGSTVMAVARFLKGPLTVITPSLDIAQHFSDREDIGLILLGGKWDQKQRLFAGSATLSLLSRYRADIAILGACAIHARLGLSASTEADAEVKRAMLAASHEHWIVADHLKLNHCEPHLVCGLSDIHQLFLDRPWAEAGDTDALQITLADA, encoded by the coding sequence ATGCACAAAACCGCCAGGCAAAAATATGTCATTGATATTCTGAGTGAACAGGGCCAAGCCAGTATTACTGAGCTTGCAGAAAAGCTGCAGGTTTCTGCTGATACTATCCGCCGTGATTTGACCGACCTCGAAAAACAGGGTCTGGCACAGAAGAACCACGGCGGGGCTATCGCGCTTAATCTCCCGGCAATGGATCGCCAGGGCAGAAATACGCTGCTGCCTGAAACCAAGCAACGTCTGGGAAAACGGGTGGCGGAAAGCGTCCCTGCCGGGTCGACGCTGTTTCTGGATGCCGGCAGCACGGTGATGGCGGTTGCGCGTTTTCTTAAGGGGCCATTGACGGTGATCACCCCCTCGCTGGATATCGCGCAGCATTTTAGCGACCGGGAAGATATCGGGCTGATCCTGCTCGGCGGAAAATGGGATCAGAAGCAGCGCCTGTTTGCCGGTAGCGCCACGCTATCCCTGCTGTCCCGCTACCGGGCGGACATTGCTATCCTCGGCGCGTGCGCCATTCACGCCCGGCTCGGCCTGAGCGCCAGCACAGAAGCCGATGCGGAAGTCAAACGAGCCATGCTGGCGGCAAGCCATGAACACTGGATCGTCGCCGACCATTTGAAATTAAACCACTGTGAACCGCATCTGGTTTGCGGGTTATCCGACATTCATCAACTGTTTTTAGACCGTCCCTGGGCTGAAGCCGGGGATACTGACGCATTGCAAATCACCCTTGCAGACGCGTAA
- a CDS encoding oxidoreductase, giving the protein MNKMKTINIALIGYGFVGKTFHAPLIQSVEGLKLAVVSSRDEEKVKRDIPDATVVASPEEAIQHPDVDLVVIASPNATHAPLATLALNSGKHVVVDKPFTLDMQEARDLIALADEKQLLLSVFHNRRWDSDFLGIKQVIEQGSLGKIKHLESHIDRFRPEVRVRWREQNVPGSGLWFDLGPHLIDQTLQLFGLPQSVQGNIATLRDGAEINDWAHVVLNYPEHKVILHCSMLVAGGTSRFTVHGDKGSVVKARIDQQEAQLLAGVIPGSESWGEDSDDMLLFGASGDAQAVKTPKGDQRQYYINVRDALTGKIDNPVHPVEALAVMAVLEAAVKSSETGSTQSLELTPEERAHLQ; this is encoded by the coding sequence ATGAATAAAATGAAGACAATTAACATTGCACTGATCGGGTATGGATTTGTGGGTAAAACCTTCCATGCTCCGCTGATCCAGTCGGTTGAAGGACTTAAGCTGGCGGTGGTTTCTTCTCGCGATGAAGAAAAGGTCAAACGTGATATCCCGGATGCGACCGTTGTGGCGTCCCCCGAAGAGGCAATCCAGCATCCGGATGTTGACCTGGTGGTAATAGCCTCCCCTAACGCAACTCATGCGCCGCTGGCGACGCTTGCCCTCAACTCAGGCAAACATGTGGTGGTGGATAAACCATTCACCCTTGATATGCAGGAAGCACGCGACCTGATTGCCCTGGCTGATGAAAAGCAGCTGCTGCTCTCCGTCTTCCACAACCGCCGCTGGGACAGCGATTTCCTCGGTATTAAGCAGGTTATTGAACAAGGCAGTCTCGGTAAGATTAAACACCTTGAGTCACATATCGATCGTTTCCGCCCGGAAGTTCGCGTGCGCTGGAGAGAGCAAAACGTCCCGGGGAGTGGTTTGTGGTTTGACCTGGGGCCGCACCTGATCGACCAGACGCTGCAGCTCTTTGGCCTGCCTCAGTCCGTTCAGGGCAATATTGCGACACTGCGCGACGGCGCAGAAATTAATGACTGGGCACACGTTGTATTAAATTACCCGGAGCACAAGGTCATTCTGCATTGCAGCATGCTGGTTGCGGGCGGGACATCCCGTTTTACCGTACACGGGGATAAAGGCAGCGTGGTAAAAGCCAGAATTGACCAACAGGAGGCGCAACTGCTGGCTGGCGTTATTCCAGGTAGCGAAAGCTGGGGGGAAGACAGCGACGATATGCTGCTGTTTGGTGCCAGCGGCGACGCGCAGGCGGTTAAAACCCCGAAAGGCGACCAGCGCCAGTATTACATCAATGTGCGCGATGCGCTGACAGGTAAGATCGATAACCCGGTTCATCCTGTTGAGGCATTAGCGGTCATGGCAGTGCTGGAGGCGGCAGTGAAATCATCAGAGACAGGGTCAACCCAGTCGCTGGAATTGACGCCAGAAGAACGCGCCCATCTGCAATAA
- a CDS encoding glyceraldehyde-3-phosphate dehydrogenase, with amino-acid sequence MSKIGINGFGRIGRLVLRRLLETQDSNTVVAINDLTSPKVLAYLLRHDSNYGGFPWSVDFTEDSLIVDGKSIAVYAEKEAKHIPWKTAGVDIVVECTGFYTSEEKSRAHLDAGARKVLISAPAGEMKTIVFNVNDDTIDSRDTIISVASCTTNCLAPLAKALNDAFGINVGTMTTIHAYTGTQALVDGPRGKDLRASRAAAENIIPHTTGAAKAIGLVIPALSGKLKGHAQRVPVKTGSVTELVSVLNKKVTVEEIHQALKRATENNESFGYTDEEIVSSDVIGSHFGSVFDATQTEVTDAGDVQLVKTVAWYDNEYGFVTQLVRTLDKYAAL; translated from the coding sequence ATGAGTAAAATTGGTATTAACGGATTTGGACGCATTGGACGCCTTGTACTTCGTCGCCTTCTTGAAACCCAGGACAGCAACACCGTCGTTGCCATCAACGATCTTACCTCCCCCAAAGTTCTGGCCTATCTGCTCAGACATGATTCTAACTACGGCGGCTTTCCGTGGAGCGTTGATTTCACCGAAGATTCGCTGATTGTCGATGGCAAATCGATCGCGGTTTACGCCGAAAAAGAGGCTAAACATATTCCGTGGAAAACGGCTGGGGTCGATATCGTCGTGGAATGCACCGGTTTTTATACTTCGGAAGAGAAATCCAGAGCCCATCTGGATGCAGGAGCCAGAAAAGTGCTGATCTCGGCCCCCGCAGGTGAGATGAAAACCATTGTGTTCAACGTCAACGACGACACCATCGATAGTCGCGATACGATCATTTCCGTCGCCTCCTGCACCACCAACTGCCTGGCTCCGCTGGCGAAAGCCCTGAACGACGCATTTGGTATCAACGTGGGTACCATGACCACCATTCACGCCTATACCGGTACTCAGGCGCTGGTGGATGGCCCGCGCGGGAAAGATCTTCGCGCCTCGCGCGCGGCGGCGGAAAATATCATCCCGCACACCACCGGGGCTGCAAAGGCCATTGGTCTGGTGATCCCGGCCCTCAGCGGCAAACTGAAAGGTCATGCGCAGCGCGTCCCGGTCAAGACCGGTTCCGTGACTGAGCTGGTTTCTGTCCTGAACAAAAAGGTCACCGTCGAGGAGATTCATCAGGCGCTGAAACGGGCCACGGAAAACAATGAATCATTCGGTTATACCGATGAAGAGATTGTCTCTTCCGATGTGATCGGCTCTCACTTTGGGTCAGTATTTGATGCCACCCAGACAGAAGTGACAGATGCGGGTGACGTGCAACTGGTCAAAACCGTCGCCTGGTACGACAACGAATACGGGTTTGTCACACAGCTGGTGCGTACGCTGGATAAGTATGCCGCGCTGTAA
- the insI4 gene encoding transposase InsI for insertion sequence element IS30D yields the protein MRRTFTAEEKASVFELWKNGTGFSEIANILGSKPGTIFTMLRDTGGIKPHERKRAVAHLTLSEREEIRAGLSAKMSIRAIATALNRSPSTISREVQRNRGRRYYKAVDANNRANRMAKRPKPCLLDQNLPLRKLVLEKLEMKWSPEQISGWLRRTKPRQKTLRISPETIYKTLYFRSREALHHLNIQHLRRSHSLRHGRRHTRKGERGTINIVNGTPIHERSRNIDNRRSLGHWEGDLVSGTKNSHIATLVDRKSRYTIILRLRGKDSVSVNQALTDKFLSLPSELRKSLTWDRGMELARHLEFTVSTGVKVYFCDPQSPWQRGTNENTNGLIRQYFPKKTCLAQYTQHELDLVAAQLNNRPRKTLKFKTPKEIIERGVALTD from the coding sequence ATGAGACGAACATTTACAGCAGAGGAAAAAGCCTCTGTTTTTGAACTATGGAAGAACGGAACAGGCTTCAGTGAAATAGCGAATATCCTGGGTTCAAAACCCGGAACGATCTTCACTATGTTAAGGGATACTGGCGGCATAAAACCCCATGAGCGTAAGCGGGCTGTAGCTCACCTGACACTGTCTGAGCGCGAGGAGATACGAGCTGGTTTGTCAGCCAAAATGAGCATTCGTGCGATAGCTACTGCGCTGAATCGCAGTCCTTCGACGATCTCACGTGAAGTTCAGCGTAATCGGGGCAGACGCTATTACAAAGCTGTTGATGCTAATAACCGAGCCAACAGAATGGCGAAAAGGCCAAAACCGTGCTTACTGGATCAAAATTTACCATTGCGAAAGCTTGTTCTGGAAAAGCTGGAGATGAAATGGTCTCCAGAGCAAATATCAGGATGGTTAAGGCGAACAAAACCACGTCAAAAAACGCTGCGAATATCACCTGAGACAATTTATAAAACGCTGTACTTTCGTAGCCGTGAAGCGCTACACCACCTGAATATACAGCATCTGCGACGGTCGCATAGCCTTCGCCATGGCAGGCGTCATACCCGCAAAGGCGAAAGAGGTACGATTAACATAGTGAACGGAACACCAATTCACGAACGTTCCCGAAATATCGATAACAGACGCTCTCTGGGGCATTGGGAGGGCGATTTAGTCTCAGGTACAAAAAACTCTCATATAGCCACACTTGTAGACCGAAAATCACGTTATACGATCATCCTTAGACTCAGGGGCAAAGATTCTGTCTCAGTAAATCAGGCTCTTACCGACAAATTCCTGAGTTTACCGTCAGAACTCAGAAAATCACTGACATGGGACAGAGGAATGGAACTGGCCAGACATCTAGAATTTACTGTCAGCACCGGCGTTAAAGTTTACTTCTGCGATCCTCAGAGTCCTTGGCAGCGGGGAACAAATGAGAACACAAATGGGCTAATTCGGCAGTACTTTCCTAAAAAGACATGTCTTGCCCAATATACTCAACATGAACTAGATCTGGTTGCTGCTCAGCTAAACAACAGACCGAGAAAGACACTGAAGTTCAAAACACCGAAAGAGATAATTGAAAGGGGTGTTGCATTGACAGATTGA
- a CDS encoding S-(hydroxymethyl)glutathione dehydrogenase, with protein sequence MKSRAAVAFGPGQPLKIVEIDVAPPKKGEVLIKITHTGVCHTDAFTLSGDDPEGVFPAVLGHEGGGIVVEVGEGVTSLKPGDHVIPLYTAECGECKFCKSGKTNLCQAVRATQGKGLMPDGTTRFSYNGEPVYHYMGTSTFSEYTVCAEISLAKVNPQAPLDKVCLLGCGVTTGIGAVHNTAKVKEGDTVAVFGLGGIGLAVIQGAVQAKAGRIIAVDTNPEKFRLAGEMGATDFVNPKDDEKPVQDVIVELTDGGVDFSFECIGNVDVMRSALECCHKGWGESVIIGVAGAGQEIKTRPFQLVTGRVWRGSAFGGVKGRTQLPGMVEDAMAGKIQLDPFITHRLPLEQINEAFDLMHEGKSIRTVIHFGDN encoded by the coding sequence ATGAAATCTCGCGCAGCTGTCGCGTTCGGCCCAGGCCAGCCGCTGAAAATCGTTGAAATTGATGTCGCACCACCGAAAAAAGGCGAAGTGCTGATCAAAATTACCCATACCGGCGTGTGTCATACCGATGCATTCACCCTGTCAGGGGATGATCCTGAAGGCGTATTCCCGGCAGTGCTCGGCCATGAAGGCGGTGGGATCGTGGTGGAAGTGGGCGAGGGTGTGACCAGCCTGAAGCCAGGCGATCACGTCATTCCGCTGTACACTGCGGAATGTGGCGAGTGTAAGTTCTGTAAATCCGGTAAAACCAACCTCTGCCAGGCCGTGCGTGCGACGCAGGGGAAAGGGCTGATGCCGGACGGTACCACCCGTTTCTCTTACAACGGTGAGCCGGTTTATCACTACATGGGGACCAGTACCTTCAGTGAGTACACCGTCTGCGCGGAGATCTCGCTGGCAAAAGTGAACCCGCAGGCTCCGCTGGACAAAGTCTGTCTGTTGGGTTGCGGTGTGACCACCGGGATCGGCGCGGTGCATAACACGGCGAAAGTCAAAGAGGGCGACACCGTTGCGGTGTTCGGTCTCGGTGGCATTGGTCTGGCGGTTATCCAGGGAGCGGTACAGGCAAAAGCCGGTCGTATCATCGCGGTTGATACCAATCCGGAGAAATTCCGGCTGGCGGGCGAAATGGGGGCGACCGATTTCGTGAACCCGAAAGATGACGAAAAACCGGTTCAGGACGTCATTGTTGAACTGACTGACGGTGGTGTCGATTTCAGCTTTGAATGCATTGGTAACGTTGACGTGATGCGTTCTGCCCTCGAATGCTGCCATAAAGGCTGGGGTGAGAGCGTTATCATTGGCGTGGCGGGTGCAGGTCAGGAGATCAAAACGCGTCCGTTCCAGCTGGTGACGGGGCGTGTATGGCGTGGTTCGGCATTCGGTGGCGTGAAAGGTCGCACCCAACTGCCGGGCATGGTTGAAGATGCGATGGCCGGGAAAATTCAGCTCGATCCGTTCATCACCCATCGCCTGCCGCTGGAACAGATCAATGAAGCATTCGATCTGATGCACGAAGGTAAGTCCATTCGTACCGTCATCCATTTCGGCGACAACTAA